The following proteins are encoded in a genomic region of Terriglobia bacterium:
- a CDS encoding winged helix-turn-helix domain-containing protein: MPPAANARLYRFGIYQADLRSGELRKNGAKLKLQEQPFQVLAMLLERPGEVVTREELRQRLWLADTFVDFDHSLNTAMNKLRDALGDSAANPRFIETLAKRGYRFIAPVQATAAPDEAADSTQRPPNAPPTAEECAVAVARSESAAGAAEAELPKIDRTVGRSLFALLQIMYLSFYIASLAKLHHIGRIAERAIPALDWLLVIVVIIGAVLGIPTRLYLLTAVLFDVRTLGANFRRLFPFLFVLDELWALAPFLLVDYIGFGLAFAATAALLYVPFSQRTLIRMTYE, from the coding sequence ATGCCTCCCGCCGCCAACGCCCGCCTGTATCGCTTCGGCATCTACCAAGCGGACCTGCGTTCCGGCGAGCTGCGCAAGAACGGCGCCAAGCTGAAGCTCCAGGAGCAACCTTTTCAGGTCCTTGCCATGCTGTTGGAGCGGCCGGGCGAGGTGGTGACTCGCGAGGAGTTGCGCCAGCGCCTGTGGCTGGCGGACACCTTTGTCGACTTCGATCACAGCCTGAACACCGCCATGAACAAGCTGCGCGACGCGCTCGGCGACTCGGCGGCGAACCCGCGCTTCATCGAGACGCTGGCCAAACGCGGCTATCGCTTCATCGCTCCGGTGCAGGCCACTGCGGCACCCGACGAAGCGGCTGACTCAACCCAGCGCCCTCCAAACGCTCCTCCCACCGCCGAAGAATGTGCGGTGGCGGTGGCGCGTTCGGAATCCGCCGCCGGCGCCGCGGAAGCCGAATTGCCGAAAATTGACCGCACGGTCGGCCGCAGCCTGTTTGCGCTGCTCCAGATCATGTACTTGTCCTTCTACATCGCAAGCCTGGCCAAGCTGCACCATATCGGGCGGATTGCCGAGCGCGCCATCCCCGCCTTGGACTGGCTGCTGGTAATCGTGGTGATTATCGGCGCCGTGCTCGGTATTCCCACCCGGCTGTACCTGCTCACCGCGGTGCTGTTCGACGTTCGCACACTGGGCGCGAACTTCCGCCGCCTGTTCCCGTTCCTGTTCGTGCTCGATGAACTGTGGGCCCTGGCGCCGTTTCTGCTGGTAGATTACATCGGGTTCGGGCTGGCGTTCGCGGCCACGGCGGCTTTGCTGTACGTGCCGTTTTCGCAGCGCACGCTGATACGGATGACGTACGAATGA